A genome region from Littorina saxatilis isolate snail1 linkage group LG16, US_GU_Lsax_2.0, whole genome shotgun sequence includes the following:
- the LOC138950736 gene encoding ankyrin-1-like, with translation MAERDDQTLPPGADDVLDTLPRDPSPPAGELKDTQKTTVTKHTDRVGVHRHNTCNPPPSDVTPGPNTGPKPDDVTLTLREACRQGVKVETILFTNHDVVNNTDEHGETALHIAAAQGDLDIVATLVSAGADLESQSGLTRTKLHQAWKGVASFVFGPTGGAAVSEKQTPLHMATKHGHQNVAQYLIEQGAQVNARDSQGTAPLHSASSNNYFEIASILLQHKSVVDIRNNNGATPLYAAAEQGHTDMVKLLLDHGAEKDCSARDGATPLFRAVKIGHTDIVKLLLQHGASTEIPWRDNSLSRTPLFAASASGHTDIVRHLLDHGAEKNFTREDGATSLYMSAQNGHTDVVRVLLEHGAEKHIVDLDGYTPLYVAAKNGHTIIVQLFMEYGAEKDFSTKEGATPLYIAAEQGHTDIVRLLLEYGAEKDLMTKAGGTPLYIAAQFGHTDIVKLFIEYGAEKDLPIKAGATPLYIAAEKGHTDIVRFFLECGAEKDFVRKGATAFPLAALQYIFGRRVEVDTKRPIGWTPLHAAANNGHTDVVRVLLEHEADVDRQNGLLQTPLCCSACKGHVEVAKLLIFHGADVNIQNEWGKTPMDKAREGRHTDLFCLLKQIANQSKWEKGTH, from the exons ATGGCTGAAAGAGACGACCAGACTTTACCACCAGGAGCAGACGATGTCCTTGACACACTTCCACGTGATCCATCTCCTCCTGCTG GGGAGCtaaaagacacacaaaagacaactGTGACGAAACACACGGACAGGGTTGGTGTTCACCGACATAACACCTGCAACCCACCCCCCAGTGACGTCACACCAGGGCCAAACACAGGACCAAAGCCTGATGACGTCACCCTGACGCTGCGCGAGGCGTGTCGTCAAGGGGTCAAGGTCGAGACAATTCTGTTCACCAACCATGACGTAGTGAACAATACAGACGAGCACGGTGAGACCGCTCTGCACATTGCCGCTGCTCAgggtgaccttgacattgtcgCGACTTTGGTGTCTGCAGGTGCTGACTTGGAGTCACAAAGCGGTCTGACGAGAACAAAGCTTCATCAAGCGTGGAAAGGTGTGGCAAGCTTTGTGTTCGGTCCCACTGGCGGCGCTGCAGTGAGTGAGAAGCAGACACCTCTCCACATGGCCACCAAACACGGGCATCAGAACGTTGCTCAGTATCTAATAGAACAAGGAGCGCAGGTCAACGCCCGGGATAGCCAAGGAACAGCGCCTCTGCATTCAGCCAGCTCGAACAACTACTTCGAAATTGCCAGCATTCTTTTGCAACACAAGAGCGTGGTTGATATTCGCAACAACAACGGAGCAACTCCACTCTACGCTGCTGCTGAGCAAGGCCACACAGACATGGTGAAGCTTCTTCTTGATCACGGGGCAGAGAAGGACTGCTCGGCACGAGATGGAGCAACACCACTGTTCAGGGCTGTCAAAATTGGACACACAGACATCGTGAAGCTTCTTCTTCAGCATGGAGCCAGCACTGAAATCCCGTGGCGTGACAATTCCTTGTCCAGGACACCGCTCTTTGCCGCGTCTGCATCTGGACACACAGACATCGTGAGACATCTGCTTGATCACGGTGCAGAGAAAAACTTCACACGAGAAGATGGCGCGACTTCACTGTACATGTCTGCCCAAAACGGACACACTGATGTTGTAAGGGTGCTTCTGGAACACGGTGCAGAGAAACACATTGTAGATCTGGATGGATACACACCATTATATGTCGCTGCCAAAAACGGACACACAATCATCGTCCAACTCTTCATGGAGTACGGTGCAGAAAAAGACTTTTCGACTAAAGAAGGAGCAACACCACTATATATCGCTGCTGAACAGGGACACACGGACATCGTCCGCCTTCTCCTTGAGTACGGTGCAGAGAAAGACTTGATGACGAAAGCAGGAGGAACACCACTATATATCGCTGCCCAATTCGGACACACAGATATTGTCAAACTCTTCATTGAGTACGGTGCAGAGAAAGACTTACCGATCAAAGCAGGAGCGACACCGCTATATATCGCTGCCGAAAAGGGACACACAGACATCGTCCGCTTTTTTCTTGAGTGCGGTGCAGAGAAAGACTTTGTCCGGAAAGGAGCAACAGCCTTCCCTCTGGCTGCACTCCAGTATATCTTTGGTCGCAGAGTAGAGGTGGACACCAAACGACCAATTGGATGGACACCGCTTCACGCGGCTGCCAATAATGGACATACTGATGTGGTCAGGGTCCTGTTAGAGCACGAGGCCGACGTGGACCGTCAGAATGGTCTGCTTCAAACACCGCTCTGCTGTTCCGCGTGCAAAGGACACGTTGAAGTGGCAAAGCTACTCATTTTCCACGGGGCAGATGTCAACATTCAGAACGAGTGGGGTAAAACACCTATGGACAAGGCTAGAGAGGGAAGGCACACTGACCTCTTCTGCCTTCTGAAGCAAATAGCAAACCAAAGCAAGTGGGAAAAAGGGACGCATTAA